In Gracilibacillus salitolerans, the sequence GGAGGCTAAGAATGGATTTTTTGATTGTTATTGGTGTCGTGGTTGCGGTTATCCTAGCATTTGCGATTCTATTTGCAGCTCGCTATAAAACCGTAGGCGCAGATGATGCTATGATCGTAACAGGTAGTTTCTTAGGGAGCAAGAATGTACACAGGACGGATGATGGAGGCGGTATTAAGATCGTCCGTGGTGGCGGTGCTTTTATCCTGCCGATTTTCCAACAAAAAGAAAACATCAGTTTGCGCTCCCATAGTTTAGATATCTCTACTCCGAATGTTTACACTGAGAATGGTGTACCAGTAATGGCTGATGGAACTGCGATTATCAAGGTACAAAGTACAACGGAAGGAATTGCGACAGCTGGGGAGCAATTCTTAGGAAAGGACAATTCCGAACTTCGAAAAGAAGCACAAGAAGTGTTGGAAGGTCATTTGCGAGCGATTTTAGGAACGATGACAGTAGAAGAGATCTACAAAAATCGTGAACGATTCGCACAAGAAGTCCAAACCCAAGCGGCCGTGGATTTAAAGAAAATGGGGCTGCAAATTGTCTCGTTTACCATTAAAGATGTGCAAGACGAAAATGGCTATTTGGAAGCACTAGGGAAACCGCGTATTGCAGAAGTAAAAAGAGACGCCCAAATTGCCGAAGCGAACGCAATGAGAGATGCACGTATTCAAAAAGCTTCAGCAGAGCGTGAAAGTCAAAGTGCAGAATTGTTAAGTGAAACCCAAATTGCAGAGTCAACGAAAGAGAAAGAATTGAAAGTAGCGGCTTATAAGCGTGATCAAGATACTGCCAAGGCAGAAGCAGATATGGCCTATAAATTACAGGGTGCTAAATCAGAACAACAAGTTAAACAAGAAGAGATGCAAATCCAGCTTGTGGAGAAAAATAAACAAATTGAAATTGACGAAAAAGAAGTACTTCGTAAGCAACGTCAATATGAAGCGGATATCTCCAAAAAGGCAGAGGCGGAGCGTTATGCAACGGAACAAAAAGCGGAAGCTGATAAAGTTACTCGTGTTAAAAATGCCGAGGCAGAAGCTGCACAAATTCGCTTAGACGGGGAAGCAGAAGCAGATGCTATTCGTCAAAAAGGTTTAGCAGAAGCAGAAGCGAAAGAAAAACTTGCCGATGCGATGGAGAAATATGGCGAAGCGGCGATCCTCGAAATGATTATCAACATGCTTCCTGAATTTGCTGGAAAAATTGCTGAACCAGTTCGTTCTATTGACAAGGTTACGGTTGTTGATAATGGGAAAGGCGATAGCGATGGTGCTACTCGAATGAGTAGTTATGTAACGCAGTTGATGAGCCAATTACCAGAAACATTAAAGGATGTATCTGGTGTTGATTTAAAAGGGATGTTAGATAATGTGGCATCCAATAATGAAACAAAAATTAAAGATAGTTTAGCAGGAGCTAAAAAAGAAAAACCAGAAGTAACCGATGGAGAATAAAGAAAGAGGGTAGGCTTAAGTTAACTGTACTATAATTAGTAGTGGATAATCTATGTTTAACAAAACATAGATTATCCACTATTAGGGAATGAAAGAATTTAATAAAAAGTGGTAGGTTTCCCCCACACTTAAGAAAATTATGGATGAATTAAAACCGTTGTTCCAATTGGCACAATACTTGCTAATTCCTCTACATCTCTATTATACATTCGAATACAGCCTCTTGATACAGCTTTACCAATCGAACTAGGATCATTCGTTCCGTGAATCCCATAGTGTTCTTTTGATAAACTCATCCACATTGTACCGAATGGCCCCCCAGGGTTAGGTGCTTTATTTATAATTATAAAATTTCCTACTGGTGTCCCATGTAGTATTCTTCCAACAGCAATGGGATACTGTTTCTGTAGTACACCATCTTTTAGTAACCTTAACCAACGATTGTTAATTGATACATCAATCTGATATGAAATTGTATGAGGTTGAGGAAATCCTGGTATAACAATGGATTGGCCAGGATAAATGACATTTGGATTTATTGCCGGGTTGGCACTAATAATTACCGATAGTGGTGTACGATAATCTTTTGAAATTTGAGTCAGTGTTTCACCAGGTTTAACAGTATGAAACAGTTTAAACACCTCCATAAGTTAGTTGTCATACTACATTCTATGTAGATTATAAAAAGTGTTTCATAATGGTTAATTTATTTTTCACAATTAGGCAAGTGTCCGTAAGGGTGAGTAGTACCACTGTCCCTCTGACCTTTATGTACTCACTTTGTTTTCTATATGAAAAAACTGGTAAAAAACAAACATTATGTTCATTTGTTACCGTGTCATCTAATAAATTGTGTTTTGCTGCTAAAAAGAGGTTCAAATTGATATTTGCTTACTTTATTTTTGACAGTAAATAATAAAATGATATGCTACAATGTAAAGAAAATAAGGAGGAGCGTTTATGTCAGAAGCTATCATTCAAGCATATTTAAAAGATAAAGAAGAAAAATGGCATGAACCGTTTACTAAACTCTATCATGTGATTGATGAGAACATTCCAGATGGTTTTACACTTGAAATGCAGTATGGGATGCCTTCGTTTGTTGTTCCATTGTCAACATTTCCTAAAGGGTACCATGCCCAAGAAGGCACACCTCTCCCTTTTATAAGTATTGCAGCACAAAAGAAGCATATCGCTGTCTATCATATGGGCATCTATGCTGATGAGAAATTGCTAGACTGGTTTGAAAAGGAATATCCTAATCACATGTCTACCAAATTAAATATGGGTAAGAGTTGTATTCGATTCACAAATCCTAAAAAAATCCCGTTTGAGTTGCTTGGTGAACTTTCCGCAAAAATAACAGTAAATGAATGGATCGAGATGTATAAAAATAGGACAGAGTGATTCATTTCCCTGTCCCCTGTCTAGTGTTAAAACATGATGTAGGTAGCAATAAAATATAGAACAATAGTTGTTGCTGATGGCAACGCATAGATGAATACATTTTTGACTAATGGTCGTTGTAATGCATAGATAGTTAAGAAGATCATCATCAGCCCAAGTAAAGCTGTCATAGCATTTGATAGGCTTGTCATATTTAAAATTGCACCTTTTTGATGGAAGATATCTGTAATTACCAATAGCTGCAGATTATATAGGTTACTACCTAAAATAGCTCCGATAGCAAGGGAGTATTTGGCCATCTGGAATGCTGCAAGTACAGTGACTAATTCAGGTAAAGAGGTTGCCGCTGCAATCAAAAAACTTCCGACAAAACTGGAGTTCATGCCTGTTTGTTCAGCAATTTTGTCGCCGGAAATAGTTAAAGTACTACCAGCAAGAAAGACGACAATGGCGGCGGAGATAAAACGAATGACACCTTGTTTTAATGTTAAATCAGATGTTACCTCAATATCTTCTTCCTCATAATCGAGTTTTTTCACAACAAATAAATAAAGTATAATAAGTAGATACATC encodes:
- a CDS encoding flotillin family protein, which translates into the protein MDFLIVIGVVVAVILAFAILFAARYKTVGADDAMIVTGSFLGSKNVHRTDDGGGIKIVRGGGAFILPIFQQKENISLRSHSLDISTPNVYTENGVPVMADGTAIIKVQSTTEGIATAGEQFLGKDNSELRKEAQEVLEGHLRAILGTMTVEEIYKNRERFAQEVQTQAAVDLKKMGLQIVSFTIKDVQDENGYLEALGKPRIAEVKRDAQIAEANAMRDARIQKASAERESQSAELLSETQIAESTKEKELKVAAYKRDQDTAKAEADMAYKLQGAKSEQQVKQEEMQIQLVEKNKQIEIDEKEVLRKQRQYEADISKKAEAERYATEQKAEADKVTRVKNAEAEAAQIRLDGEAEADAIRQKGLAEAEAKEKLADAMEKYGEAAILEMIINMLPEFAGKIAEPVRSIDKVTVVDNGKGDSDGATRMSSYVTQLMSQLPETLKDVSGVDLKGMLDNVASNNETKIKDSLAGAKKEKPEVTDGE
- a CDS encoding L,D-transpeptidase family protein — its product is MFHTVKPGETLTQISKDYRTPLSVIISANPAINPNVIYPGQSIVIPGFPQPHTISYQIDVSINNRWLRLLKDGVLQKQYPIAVGRILHGTPVGNFIIINKAPNPGGPFGTMWMSLSKEHYGIHGTNDPSSIGKAVSRGCIRMYNRDVEELASIVPIGTTVLIHP
- a CDS encoding DUF1801 domain-containing protein, which codes for MSEAIIQAYLKDKEEKWHEPFTKLYHVIDENIPDGFTLEMQYGMPSFVVPLSTFPKGYHAQEGTPLPFISIAAQKKHIAVYHMGIYADEKLLDWFEKEYPNHMSTKLNMGKSCIRFTNPKKIPFELLGELSAKITVNEWIEMYKNRTE
- a CDS encoding sodium:calcium antiporter; its protein translation is MTFIVFFLAAIIVIFAAIQLNKYGDVINQKSTLSGAMVGTFLIGGATSLPELTTSLTAVYIDNADIAVGNMLGSNVFNVLILMTFDFIYRKKRVFNTVEQTTHFPIAKTGFVMTSLLVIAILWDNSPSFFHIGFEMYLLIILYLFVVKKLDYEEEDIEVTSDLTLKQGVIRFISAAIVVFLAGSTLTISGDKIAEQTGMNSSFVGSFLIAAATSLPELVTVLAAFQMAKYSLAIGAILGSNLYNLQLLVITDIFHQKGAILNMTSLSNAMTALLGLMMIFLTIYALQRPLVKNVFIYALPSATTIVLYFIATYIMF